The genomic stretch ccaagtagctaggattacaggcatgcaccaccacacccagctaatttttgtatttttggtagagaccgggttttgccatgttgcccggacttgtcttgaactcctgacctcaaatgatctgcccgtcttgacctcccaaagtgctgggattacaggcgtgagccgctgtgcccagctgatacaggtttttaccatgttgcccaggctagtctggaactcctggactcaagtgatccacccatcttggcctctcaaagtgctgggattacagatgtgagccaccacactcggccttcTCTCTGAATTTTGAAGGCATTCACGCATTATTTTCTAGCTTTGTTGTTTGGAACACCAATGCCATTCTATTTCCAAATCCATTCAGTGCAATATGttgttctttctctctggagTCTTTTCGTGTCTTTTCTTTATGTCTGATGTTCTCATATTACATGATAATGTCTTGCTTTGTGGggatatttttattcattgagTTTAGCATTTGATTGACCCTCTCAATACTGAGAGTCACCTCCTTTAGTTACAAGAGTctttcctttatcatttctttagtaatttcctctcctctattttctttttatgtcctGAAACAATCCTAGTCCTTTGACTTTGTAGATGGTTATACTTTCTAACaaattttcttaactttatttttcaaacctTCCACAAAATTCAGGACATTTTTATAATGTCTGTTCTTTTTCATGAATGTaaaatctttctttctgagaaaatgttaGCTTTTCAAGAAGTTTTTGAAGTTCTCTTTAGCTCTCCctgttatttttgtctcttttttatgtTAAATGCTTTCCTCAAATATCTGATGATCCCTGGTTATCTGTTCATATCTGAAAGGGACACTAAAAACTAGTTAAAAGTTCTGCATGCATGGCTGAAGCTCATACACTGATGAACTTATTGAAGGAGGGTTGAGTGGTTTTGTTGGggaaaactcaaaactataaatatctgaaaatgttttattgagaCCACTTAGTTTATCCAGAGATTAAATCTTCCAGTTTCCTGGGGATAGAAtggggaatggggaaaggatcccttGGTTCTGTGGGCATTCAGTGGGAAGATTCACTCTGAATCCCCTTATTTTCATCCCTGCCCATGTTAGTCTGGCTTCTCTGGGTCTAGAACCTCACCTGATATTTAGATTTTTCACTGATACCTTCAGTAGAAGCAATGTTGAATGTTTGAGGTTTGTTGGCTAGTTACAATCaattgaggatttttaaaaatctagaacatTTGTGAATTCTTAGGCCTCATCATATGGACATGATACCCAAAGGGTCACAGGTCAAAGGACAATGTAGTGATTAACCATAAGCTTTGGAATCAGGAAGTTCTGGGCTTCAGTGTCttcctaaaacttaaaaaaaaatttaatttttttattaaacttttttttttaaataaaaaattgagatggggtttcgctatgttgatcaggctggtctcaaactcctggcctcaagtgatcctcccatgtcggcctccctaagtgctaggattacaggtgtgagccactgtgcctatcCTCACTTTCTTTCTCCATTATTAGGGCAAGGAGGCCAGGGGACAGGTGAGGGAGAACCTCGAATGGGAATGGAGGCAACTTTCAGTCTAACTATGCTTTGGCCCCATGAGGAATCTACACGTAAACACTTGACAGTGTGGAGAGTCAATTGCATTTTGTGACAGGCTGTATAGCAGTTGGGACAACTGTGGCATGTACACAGGTTATACAGGCATATTTGTGCCAGCACATGCATAGATGCTCGTGCACATATAGGAAACCCCCTATACACATGGACAAAGAAGCACAAGTATGTCCACGCcatccctccacacacacactaGTCACCAGGAGAAAAGGGCTCAGCACATTTCATCATGCATCGCCCATTGGGGGAAGCCATGTAGGACAGGAGAAAGGGAAGATTATGaggcaaaaagagaaatgaaactaaAGAGTCCCACCCTGTCAGCATTAACTGGGATATAAGAGGTTGGGCTTTGGATAGATAGACAGATTCCTGGGTCCGGTCAACCGCCAAAATGTCCAAAGAACCTCTCATTCTCTGGCTGGTGATTGAGTTTTGGTGGCTTTACCTGAGTAAGTGTTCTGAAACCTTCTATGTAGAAGTTCCCAGAGGACTTGCTATTGTGTGATGGATTTCCAAGCACTGGTTTGGGCCTCAGTAAAGAAGAAGCTCACTTCATTTCTgcatccctcccctctccctaccAGGCTTCCTTCTGTGGAGGGTCTCTGTCCTGCCTTGTTACGCAGAGGTTTATCCAGACTGGTCTGGGGGTTTTAGGCTGGGGTAATTTGGGCTTGTATTGGAAATGGCAACTGAAGAAGAGACACGGAAATAAGTGGTCAGATAAACTGGGGAAAAGAGATTTCCTCTATGGGTGTTATTCATACAATCAATAAGCCAGGAGAATTTGTTCTGGTGAGAGTTGTGATAATTCTTATCATTCCCTCTGTTTTTAGaagtgtttgtttgctttttgttttgttttgctttatggtAAGGTTTCTTTTCTGCACGTTGTTTTTGGGTTTTGGATGATGCAAATGTACACACTCAGTTTCCAGTGAAGTTCTTTGCATCCTGGTGATATAGAGCCAAGTGTTCTTGCCTGCGCTGCAGCTGCGTCTCGGGCACTAACTGTTGACACTGTGAATATGTCTAAATTGCTCTGGCTCTCCCATATTTGAAATGAGAGACCTGGCTTTTTAAATGACCAGTTGTCACAATCTATGCTTCTAGGACAAGATAATATTGAATGGCCCTTGCAGTTTTACAAAAGtccatgtttttttaaatggatacataataactatacatatttatgggctacatgtgtgttattttgatatatacatacaatgtacAATGATcgaatcagggtaattgggatattcatTTCTTGaaacatttaatttctttgtgctgagaacatttcaaatgttctcttctagttattttgaaatacacaagcAATTATTAATAACGATAGACACCCTACtatgctatcaaacactaggacttatttcttctatttagttgtatttttttccctttttccacatgttctaactgtattttgtacccattaacctgCCTTTCTTCATACCCCTTTTCCCTTATCCTTTGTAGACTCCAGTGACTATCATTCTATTCTCCACtttcatgagatcaacttttttagctctcatgtatgagtgggaacatgcaatatttgcctttctgtgcctaccttatttaacttaacataataTTAATAAACTCTGTTTCcatccattttgttgcaaatgacagtttcattcttttttatggctgaatattctACTGTGtttatatacactttttttgtttttttctttttttgagtctgagtcttgctctgtcaccaggctggagtgcagtggcgcgatctcagctcacttcaacctccacctcctgggttcaggcatcttctgcctcagcctcccaagtagctgagactacaggcgcccgccaccatgcctggctaatttttgtaattttagtggagacggagtttcaccatattggtcaggctggtcttggactcctgacctcaggtgatccacccgcctcagcctcccaaagtgctgggattacaggcatgagtcacagcacctggccatataccacatttttttttatccattcattcattgatggacatttaggttgattctatatcttggctatcgtgcatagtgctgtaataaacatgggagtgtaacTATCTCTttaattgatttcctttctttgggatatatccccagtagtgggattgttggatcatatggtaattctatttttagttttttaaggaatcaccatactgtttcccataatggctgtagtaatttacattcccaccaagagtgtatgaGAGCTCCTCTTTCTTTGCGTCCTCGCCAGCAATGgtcactttttgtctttttgatagtagccattttATCAGAAATgaagtgatatcttattgtggtttggatttgcatttccccagtgaTTAGCGATGTTAAAGAATTTTTCTTCTACCTCTTGGCTCTTTGTACGTGCAGAAACCTTTCCAACATGGTGCATGAGAAAATACCCACATTTGAAGGAAAACAAACTATTTCCTCACCTCTCAAACTCATATTATACCATTCTGTCTGCTTTTCTTTCCTCCGTAGTGGCATACATCCGCAGGTCACTACTTAAGTCAGGCTTTTCCTGGCTACCCCGTAGCCTCTGGACTAGTTTAGGTGTTTCTTCTATGAGTTCTCATCCTCCTTGGAGTTCCTGCATCTGCAAACTTGTCACTCTATAGCAAATGCTCATTCACTTGACTCTCTTCCTAGGTACTCTGCAGGCCCCATGAGGGCAGGCCAGGTTTGCTTTGTGGCTTGTTATATTCCAGCACCTAGTTCCACGCTTGATACATTATAGGCACTGAGGAAACAAtctacaggctgggcgtggtggcttatgcctataatcctggtattttgggaggccgaggcaagtggatcacctgaggtcaggaatctgcgaccagcctggccaacatggtgaaaccccgtctccactaaaaatacaaaaattaaccaggcatggtgacatgtgcctgtaatcccagctactcgggaggctgaggcaggagaatcacttgaacttgagaggcggaggttgcagtgagccgagatcgcaccactgcactccagcctgggtgacagagtgagactctgtctcaaaaaaaaaaaaaggaagaaaaaaacaatgtacaGAATGAAAGCAGTCCCTGTCACTATCACACTAATATTTTGGGTTTGGTATGGGTTTGTTTGGATGTAAGAAAACTACCATCTGccttttcatcaatttttttttttttactgtctttgtCTTATCCCGGAAACTTGGAGGATTTTGCTAGGTTGAAAGTTGCAGGGTTCTATGTCTACATGTCCTGCTACTGGCAGGACACTGGTTGAGGGGGATTTTCAATTCCTGCTTGAAGGAGGCAGCACCTGGtgagctgttttttgttttattttgtttttttcataggtgccttttcttttttcttttgtttttcaaaatatttttgggtttttttgagacagagtcttactccaatgcccaggctagagtgcagtggtgcaatcttggctcactgcaacttctgcctcccaggctcaagcaattctcctgcctcagcctcccaagtagctaggattgcaggcgcccaccaccacagctggctaattttttgtattttttagtagagacagggtttcaccatatttggccaggctggtcttgaactcctgacctcaggtgatccacctgtatcagcctcccaaagtgctgggattacagctgtcagccaccacacccagcctatatgtGACTTTTCTAAGATAACCAACTTAAAAGAGAGTGACTGCTCAGAATCACCAAGCATCAGAGCTGGATGTACTCTTAAAAGATGCCCTTCACTCTGTAGATGGTGATTTTGAGACTCAGATTGGGGAAGGGCCAGCCTTGCTTAAGCTCACCAGCTATGGAAGGAACCAAGCTGGCATAAGGACCTAGGTTGTATCCACCATTCCAGGTAGCTCCACAGAAGTGAAACTGGTTTGATACCAACAATTGCTTTACTCAGGGATACTTTTACAACAGACAGGAaacatttttttgtcttatttctaaATTCTAATGTCCTTGGTTACGCATATTGATACTTTGCTAATTTCACGTGGCATTTGATACTCTGCTTCTTCATGTGGACCTCAGAACCATTTCTGAGGTGAGTATTATCCCCTTCGCTTTGTGACGATAATGAGGTCAGGATTATCATGGCTTTCCTCTGACAACACAAAAGCAGTAAATGGCAGAATGGGGTTTACAATGTGAGCGTAATGGATGTTTTTCTTGCCATACTCAGTGcctgcttccttttcttataTGGATTTTTAATAAGATGAGTAACACAGAAACACTCCtggtgaaaaaattaaaatgttataaagcCGAATGCCCTTTGGACTGCTATCCCCAATTCCAATCCCTTTTCTCCGATCCTGGGGGTAACTGACACAATGAGTTTGGtatcatctattttttcttttttctttcttgaatttgaggcagtcttgctttgttgcccaggctggagaacaatgatacgatcatagctcactgcagcctcaaactcctgggttcaagccatcctcctgcctcagcctcctgagtagctgggactgtaggcatgtgccaccacacttggctaagttCATATTTTAGTAGTTATTAATTTAGGTGCATATGTTCTATGTTGTTAACGTAGCTGAGGGTGATGACAATTAACTTCTTATTTTTCTCCTGGATTCATGGGAGGCAAAATGGACTTCCCGCTgcattcacttttttatttttctttttttcttttgagacagagtctcactgtgtcacccaggctggagtgcaatggcgcaatctcgcctcactgcaacctcggcctcctgggttccagcaattctcctgccttagcctcccaagtagctgggtttacaggcacccaccatcatgcccacctattttttgtattttcatagatatggtgtttcaccatgttagccaggctggtcttgaactcctgacctcaggtgatctgccagcctctgcctcctaaagtgctgggattacaggcatgagccactgtgcccagcctctcacTTCATTTATAATCTGTGAAACATTTCCACTGTGGCAAAGTGAAGAGACTAAATTCGGGGGAGGCTGCAGGCTGGTCCGAATTGGGAATCATCTTTTATCATAAGAACaaccggaggttgcagtgagccgagattgtgccactgtgcttcagcctaggtgacagaatgagactgtctttaaaaaaaaaaaaaaagccaactgtGAAAAACCCCAGAAGCACATAGTCTTGCTTCCCATATGGGTGACTCTTAGGGCTCATGGCCACCTTCTGCTAGAGAGAGGAATGCCTGGATGTTACTGCCAGCTGAGTCAGGGAGGAGCACAGCACTGCTGGCCATGCCTTCTATAACTTAGCCAACCAAGTCAGCAAAGTTAGTGAACGGAGAATCTCACAGGAGGGTGCCTCGGAGAAAACAAGGAGCAGGGACCCAGGTACCCAAGAGGGATCAGGGTGTGGTCTCAACAATCTGAGATCTACAGCCTGCCTGGCTTTCACTTCAATAGCATTTTTGGGGAGGGAAATGGTTTAGAATAATCTCTGATGCACAATTAAACCAATGGGCTTAACATTTTTAACAATGAAATTGTTTTGCAGATTATCAGAGATGAAAGGAATCTTAGAGGAGCTTgtctagtggttctcaaacactGGATGTGTAGTCAACTACATCAAAGTGGCCTGGAGAACTTGATTCAAGTACATATGcactggccttggcctcaggGATTCAGGCTCAGGTTTGggcaataaaatatgtatttttaacaagctccctagGTCATGCTAATGAGTACAAGTGGTTAGAACACACTCATGCTTCATTTTAGAAAGGGAGAAACATTCCATCTCAAGTAGCTGATGCAGTAAAACTTACcctccagcatttttttttttatggcacaGCTGCCATTTTAGATAATTCCTGCGGTTCCTTCTAGCTCTAACATTAACAAAAAATACATgctgcaaagtgaaataagcgaggcatagaaagacaaatacaagaTCTCACTTATATGCAGAATCTAAAAATGTTAATCCCACAGAAAcagtagaaaggtggttaccaggggctggggggtgggtgagtgggtgggatAGTGAAAGGGGAGATGTTGATTAaaaggtacaaaatttcagttagactgAAGGACtaagttttagtgatctattgcactGCATGGTGACCACAGTAATTAATCatgtgttgtatatttcaaaattgctaatagatttttaatgttcttgCCACAAAAATTTGTTACGTTGGTAAGgcgatggatatgttaattagcttgattgaatccttctatgatgtatatgtatatcagaacatcacattgtgtcctataaatatacacaattattatttgtccattaaaaataaatagtccATGAACTCCACCTAACTTCATATTATCTAACAGCAAACAAATAGTCCAAAGCAAGTAATTTCCAATTCTAGTAATTTCCactgaaaggagagaaggaaatggaataCGGTTTTACAGCCTATCTTTCTCTCATAGCACTCTCTGGATTGGGAGACCCATTtgaagctttttttattttttcttttttttttttttgagatcaagtctcactctgttgcccaggctggagtgcagtggcatgatctcagctcactgcaagctctgcctcctgggtacacgctgttctcctgcctcagcctcctgagtagctgggactataggcgcccaccaccacgtccggctaattttttgtatttttagtagagatggggtttcaccgtgttagccaggatggtctcgatctcctgaccttgtgatccgcccacctaggcctcccaaagtgctgggattacaggcatgagccaccgtgcccggccatttgaAGCTTTTAAGTCTGTAGTTCACAATATCTATTTGTGGAAAACAGCCCACCTGATTGTATGAAAAAGTGAAATTGAGTTACAAGGTCAGGATTTTTCATGTGAGAGTTTACTGGTTAGCGAATACAACTCAAATCGGAGTATTTAAATCAGCAAAAAGGTCTTGCCATGGTTAGAGACTCAACTGGTCACCTGATTCCACTTAGGGGATAGAATCATGTGGAGTTAGGAGCACAGGAACACAGCAAGGAACATCAAAACTTACGCTGAAGAACCACATAAGCCGGGCAACATGGGAAACCCAGTCTgtacaaaagaaacacaaaaattagctgggaatgctgccacgcacctgtggtcccagctactcagaaggctgaggtgggaggatggattgagtctgggaggttgaggctgtagtgagccatgatggcaccactgcactccagcctgggtgacaaagcaagaccctgtatcaaaaaaaaaaaaaaaaaaaaggaaagaaagaaaaaaaacgtaGACTACAGCTCTCTTCATCTTCCTGGAAACATCTATTAGCACAAAAACTATGTAGCATATTTGAGAGATTTCAGTACTGCATGacctaaattttgcatttttccttgCAGCACCAGTCACTTCAGAGACTGTTGTGACGGAGGTTTTGGGTCACCGGGTGACTTTGCCCTGTCTGTACTCATCCTGGTCTCACAATAGCAACAGCATGTGCTGGGGGAAAGACCAGTGCCCCTACTCCGGTTGCAAGGAGGCGCTCATCCGCACTGATGGAATGAGGGTGACCTCAAGAAAGTCAGCAAAATACAGACTTCAGGGGACTATCCGGAGAGGTGATGTTTCCTTGACCATCTTAAACCCCAGTGAAAGTGACAGCGGTGTGTACTGCTGCCGCATAGAGGTGCCTGGCTGGTTCAATGATGTAAAGATAAACGTGCGCCTGAATCTACAGAGAGGTAAGCACGTGAAGGGCCTCCTGGCTGTGGAAGGAGAGATTTAGTGGTTAATGGATAATGGGATCAGTGGCTGGTGGTGAAGAGGTTGGAGTTGCTTTCACAGTGAGTGGGAAGATTGAATTTGAAATAAAGTGCCGTGGTTTGAAGTAGGCAAGTaaacacaaaagcagccacagcaaTGAGTGGAAGGTGGAAAGGGAACTCGTGAATTGCAGGGTCAATCTGAAGAGGCAGCTGCTACGTATCTAGGGGATTACCACCTTGCAGATATTTGGGTCCAGTGTTTTCAGATCTATGAAGTTTTATGTGAACTCTGTTGATTTTTTACATGTtgccagattttaaaataataaaaaaaactgcatgaactgagaaaaatgtattcaGGGGTCACCTTCAACCAGTAAACCAACAGTTTGCCACTTCTGGCAGGGGAGAAAGGGCATGAAATTTGGACACAGTCATAGCAGTTTTTAGGAGCTCTTTCTTCTGTTACTATCAGTTGCTTTTGATGAAATTTGGAATATGGTGGGACTTCAAAAATTTGAGCTGCGTTGAGCCTATGGTTGAATAATGCTAACAATAATTACCTTTAGGGCTTGTCCGGCATGGAGCTTCCCAAAGTGAGCTCTGTATTCCACCTGCATCAGTGTCACCTGGAGGATCCTTGGGCTCTATTCCTAACTGGATGGGCACCTTGGAAGACAGGAGTCTAGACAtctatattctctctctctctttttttttttttggacagagttttgctcttgttgcccaggctggagtgcagtggcacaatttcatctcactgcaacctctacttcccagttcaagcgattctcttgcctcagcctcccgagtagctgggattacaggcacctggcaccacacccagccaattttgtatttttagtagagatgaggtttcaccatgttggctaggctggtcttgaactcctgacctcaagtgatccacctgccttggcctcccaaagtgctggaattacaagcgtgagccaccacacccagcctatattcTTAAGTTTTCAGGTGACTTTAATGCACTCTAAAATTTGAGACCAACTGATGTAGATGCTTCTAATTTAAGAACTTACATACATATTAGTATGTCTTTCTCTTAAGGCAACATTATGAGATAAAAGGTATTCCAATTTtgcagaagagagaaatgaggtTTATTGAAGTTAGATGACTCCCACTCAAGTCTTCTCTTTTCAAGTTGGGTATAACcagctattattttataaaatacttgacCTTAATATATTATGAGGTCATTTCGAAGTTCACTTGGAACAAATGGTGTCTTTCTGGTCCATTAGAGTCAATGGAAATTTGGCATATTCTAGGGAGGATAAGATTTGTAGAATAAACGGTGGCTAACGAAGCTCAAATCAGATGTTTAGGAGGTGAGTGGTGTTTGTATGAACCGATCTTTACTGTCTGAAAGAGACTACATTCTCACTCTAGGTTGCATACTTTGAGCTCACTTTTGATGCACTCATTTATGCATTCATGCAATGTTTTtggagcacctactatatgcaagACACTGTGATAGTTATTGGATTTGtagcataaaacaaaataaatgtcagaTTTTCCCTCATGGTGCTTAAAGTTTAATGGgataaacagactttaaacaataGCAATGAAATAAATGTGCAGTTATGAAATGCAATAAAGGCTGTGGAGGTAAACTATGAGAGTACATAACAAAAAAGCCTAATCATTATTGGAGAATCTACATGGCCTCCTTGCAGAAGTAACCTTTTAGCTGAGACATGAGAGTTAAGTAGGAGTCAGCCTCATGAAGAATGAGAATAGGAAGCAGCAGGTGGAAAGTTTCATGCAGCGGGAAGGTTGCTGATGTATTCAAAGAGCTAAAGAAATGCCAGTTGGGTGGGAAAAAGTGATAGCCGGGGGTGGAGATATGAGATTGGAAAGAAAGGCAAGATGGGGTCAAATGGAGGCTTGTGGCTTGAAGGCCAAGGTGCAGGATTGGGTTCTTTATCTTAAGGGCAAGGAGTACCCAGTAGAAGATTTAGGCAGGGGAGGGACATAATtacatctgacttttttttttttttgagatagagtcttactctgttgcccaggctggagtgcagtggcgttatctcagctcactgcaacctccgcctcccaggttggagcaattctcctgcctcagcctcctgaatagctggcattacaggtgcatgccaccacgcccagctaatttttgtatttttagtagagacagggtttcaccatgttgaccaggcttgtctcaaactcctgacctcaagtgatcctcccacctcggcctcccaaagtgctgggattacaggtgtgagccaccacgcctggccaacattttaaatgattactGTAGCCAATGTGTGAAGAATAGATTGGAAGGAACGGGtcagggtgggggcaggaaaCACAGTTTTACTGGGCATTACAATGGTCCAGGCCAGTGGACCAGGTGAGGGCAACAGAAATGGATGGATCCCAGATATACttgcatgattttctttttcctccatctCCGCTTGGTGCCAGACATGTCTGTTGTTGGTTACAGCCTCGACAACCACGCACagaacaaccaccaccaccacacgcAGAACAACAACTACCACCACACGCAGAACAACAACgagccccaccaccaccccacaaaTGACAACAACCCCAGCTGCACTTCCAACAACAGTCGTGACCACACCCGATCTCACAACCAGAACACCACTTCAGATGACAACTATTGCCGTCTTCACAACAGCAAACATGTGCCCTTCACCAACCCCAAGCCTCCTTCCAGAGGCAGCCACAGGTCTTCTGACTCCTGAGCCTTCTAAGGAAGGGCCCATCGTCACTGCAGGTACGCAGATGTATCTTGGGTTTCTTAGAACAGAGCTGTC from Nomascus leucogenys isolate Asia chromosome 2, Asia_NLE_v1, whole genome shotgun sequence encodes the following:
- the TIMD4 gene encoding T-cell immunoglobulin and mucin domain-containing protein 4 isoform X2, with protein sequence MSKEPLILWLVIEFWWLYLTPVTSETVVTEVLGHRVTLPCLYSSWSHNSNSMCWGKDQCPYSGCKEALIRTDGMRVTSRKSAKYRLQGTIRRGDVSLTILNPSESDSGVYCCRIEVPGWFNDVKINVRLNLQRASTTTHRTTTTTTRRTTTTTTRRTTTSPTTTPQMTTTPAALPTTVVTTPDLTTRTPLQMTTIAVFTTANMCPSPTPSLLPEAATGLLTPEPSKEGPIVTAESETVLPSDSWSSAESASADTVLLTSKASDTAVPEQNKTTKTGQMDGIPISMKNEMPISQLLMIIVPTLGFLLLALLVAFLLRGKLMETYCSQKHTRLDGFGDSKNVLNDVQHGREDEDGLFTL
- the TIMD4 gene encoding T-cell immunoglobulin and mucin domain-containing protein 4 isoform X1, yielding MSKEPLILWLVIEFWWLYLTPVTSETVVTEVLGHRVTLPCLYSSWSHNSNSMCWGKDQCPYSGCKEALIRTDGMRVTSRKSAKYRLQGTIRRGDVSLTILNPSESDSGVYCCRIEVPGWFNDVKINVRLNLQRASTTTHRTTTTTTRRTTTTTTRRTTTSPTTTPQMTTTPAALPTTVVTTPDLTTRTPLQMTTIAVFTTANMCPSPTPSLLPEAATGLLTPEPSKEGPIVTAESETVLPSDSWSSAESASADTVLLTSKESKVWDLPSTSHVSMWKTSDSVSSPQPGASDTAVPEQNKTTKTGQMDGIPISMKNEMPISQLLMIIVPTLGFLLLALLVAFLLRGKLMETYCSQKHTRLDGFGDSKNVLNDVQHGREDEDGLFTL